From the Mycobacterium noviomagense genome, the window TGACCGAGTCAACTTTGAGCGCCGCCGCGTTCGGCGACCGGCCCGGCTGCTGGCCGCTGCCGACCGCGACCACACCGTACCAACGGTGGTTGCGCGCAGTCGCCGCCGGCGGCCAAGGTCGCTACGGTAGCGCCCACAGCGACCTCGCGGCGCTGCTGCGCAGCGCACCCACTGGGCGGCTGGCCTCCTTGGCGCACAGCACCCAGGGCTCGTTTTTGCGCCAGCTCGGCTGGCATGCGCTCGCCCGGCACTGGGACGGTCGGGCTTTGGCGGTGGCCGGTGACGACGCTGAGGCCACTGCCGACGCGCTGATCGGGCTGGCCGCCGACGCCCTCGGGCTCGGGCGTTTCGCCGCGGCGGAGACGCTGCTGGCCCGGGCGGACAAGGTGTTGTCTGCAGCCGAGATTCCGGTGCAGCGCTTGGCCGTGCGCCACGCCTGGGTTGCGGCCGAGCTGGCGATGGTGACCGGTGAGGGCGCCACTGCGGTACGGCATGCCGAAGCGGCCGTCGCCTTGGCAAACGCCGGTGGCTTCGTGTCGGCGCGGCACCGCGCCAAGAGCGACGTGGTGTTGGCTGCGGCCCTGTGCAGCGCCGGCGATCTCGATCGGGCCCGCACAGTCGGTGACGACACGCTGGAGGCGACCGCCCGGTTGGGTTTGGTGCCGCTGCGCTGGGCGCTGGCCTGCCTGCTGCTCGACATCCAAAGCGCAACGCACACAACGCAACAGCTGCGTGAGCTTCGGGAAACCTGCGTGGAATGGGTGCGCCACGCCGGCGGAACCTGGTGCGCGCCTTAACGGTTGAAGCGCCGATCGGCCGTTATCGTCAATCTGTGCAACAAAGCCGGGATGTGTCCGGTTCGTAACGTTGGAGAGACCGCGGCCGATGACAATTGACGGAGAGCGTTTCGACGCCGTCGTTGCCAAGGCTGTGGCGGGCGATCGGGATGCGCTTCGAGAGGTGTTGGAGACCATCCGGCCGATCGTGGTTCGATACTGCCGCGGGCGGATCGGTACCGCGGAACGGGGCGGTCTTTCAGCGGATGACGTGGCTCAGGAGGTGTGCTTGGCCGCCATCACGGCGCTGCCGCGCTACCGGGACCAGGGACGCCCGTTCCTGGCCTTCGTGTACGGCATCGCCGCCCACAAGGTTGCCGACGCGCACCGCGCCGCCGGCCGCGATCTGTCCTATCCCGCCGAAGAGCTTCCCGAAGCCCACTCGGCCGAGGCCGGCCCTGAGCAGATAGCTCTCGAGGCGGAATCGGTCGCCCGAATGAACGAGTTGCTCGACGTCCTGCCCGAGAAGCAACGGGAGATCATCATCATGCGCGTCGTCGTCGGCTTGAGCGCCGAGGAAACTGCCAGCGCCGTCGGCACCACTCCCGGAGCGGTCCGGGTGGCTCAGCATCGGGCGCTGAGCCGACTGAAGTCTGAGATCGTCGCAGCGGGGCGTGATTATGTCTGATTTCACCTCGGATTTCGGTCGGTCGCCGGCGGACCAGCCGTCGCTGGAGGCGATCGCCCGCAGCGACCGGTTCCTCGACGCGCTGGCCACCCGAGAGTCGGTCGACGTCGCCGACCCCGACGACGAGGTGCTGGCCGCGCTGCTCGAAGAGTGGCGCGACGACCTGCGCTGGCCAGAGGCGAGTGCGCTGGTCTCCGAGGAGGAGGCCGCCGTTGCGCTGCAGATCGGGCTGGCTGCTCGGCAGCGCACCCGGCGCGCGTTGGCGATGGTCGGGTCGGTGGCCGCAGCAGTGTTGGCGCTCGGCGGGTCTGGCGCGATGGTGGGTACCGCTCATCCGGGCGACGCGCTATACGGGGTGCACACCATGCTGTTCGGTGAGCCGTCGTCCGCCCACGACGACGCGGTCGAATTGGCCGCCAAGACCGAACTCGCACAGGTTCAACAGATGATCGCGCAAGGCCAATGGGACCAGGCGCAGGACAAGCTGGCCGCGGTCAGTAGCACCGTGCAATCCGTCAACGACTCCAACCGCAAACAGGGCCTGATCGATCAGGTCAACCAGCTGAACGCCAAAGTGGCGACCCGCGACCCGAACGCGACGCTGACACCCAGCTCTGCGCCAACCAGCGGCACAGGCTCACCGTCCGTCTCGGCGTCGGTGTCGGCGGCGTCGTCAACCACCGCATCGGCACCGCCGGAAGCCACCTCGAGCACCAGCATCGGCCCATCGGCCACCGACGCGACCACCACCAGCCCGGCCGCGTCGTCGTCGCCGAGCACCAGCCCGGCCGCGTCGTCGTCGCCTACGTCTGCACCGTCGTCGCCACTCCAGCAGACCGCGGGCACCACGTCGCCGAATTCCGCGCCCGCGCAATCACCTTCGCAAGTAGTTAGCGTCACACCCGCGACGCCGTCGGCCGCCCCCTCCGCCAATACCAGCGTGCCCAAAGCGGGCGACACGGCGGCGCAGACGTCGGCTGCCGCTACCAGCCCGGTGCTCACCCCCAGTCCGCAGCCGGTTCCGGGCGCGGGCGGGTAGCAGTTACACGGATGCGCTTAGCGCGCAGGAGATGTCGTCGAGCGCTCAGCGGCGCCCGTGATAACCCTCGCTGTCGGAGGTCGCCTCGTTGAGCGAGGCGTCGGCGTATCCGCGGCAGTAGTCCCAGGTGACGTAGGCGTCCGGTTCCGGGTCGTAGGCCGGCTCGTGCGGGCGGACAGTGCCGTCGACCAACAACTGCAGCAGGTTGGCGCGCAACATGTCCCAGTCGTGGTAGTGGTCCTGCTGGCATTCGTCACAGCAGACCACGAGGCCGCGGATTCCCTTGTGCGCCAACAAAGCCTCGTATACGGCGAGGTCGGCCAGGTCGGCTTCCACCGCCATCCTTTCCTGCGGGTCCAGCGGCTCACCCGGCTCGACGGCATCCAGCGCCGCCGAGGGGTCACAGGGGTCGTCGGCGAACGGGTCGGGCGGCAAACCCGGTGGTAGGTAGTCGCGCACGCCTCCACATTACGCAGCGTGGCTGCCATCGCGCCAGCGGAACCGCCGGGCCGCAGCAAGCTGCCGCGATGCCGCGCGGCGCGCGTCGTCACCGCAGGGGGTTGAGCCGATAGGATGGGCTTCTCGCTCCGCATAAGGAGGCCCCGCCGATGTCTCATGGCGTGTACGAAGGCAGCGCCGACCTGATCGCCAGCCCCTACGCCCGCGTCGGTGGCCTGGCCGAAGACGCGGTGCCCACCGGTGGTGACGACCCGCACAAGGTCGCGATGCTGGGGCTGACCTTCGACGACGTGCTGCTGTTGCCGGCTGCCTCCGATGTGGTGCCCGCCAATGCGGATACCTCCAGCCAGCTCACCAAGAAGATCCGGCTCAAGGTGCCGTTGGTCAGCTCGGCGATGGACACTGTCACCGAGTCGCGGATGGCCATCGCGATGGCCCGCGCCGGCGGGATGGGCGTACTGCACCGCAATCTGTCCATTGCCGAACAGGCCGGCCAGGTCGAGACCGTGAAGCGGTCTGAGGCCGGCATGGTCACCGATCCGGTCACCTGCCGGCCGGACAACACGTTGGCCGAAGTCGACGCGATGTGCGCTCGCTTCCGGATCTCTGGGCTACCGGTGGTCGACGACACCGGCGCGCTGGTCGGGATCATCACCAACCGCGACATGCGCTTCGAGGTCGACCAGTCCAAGCCGGTCTCCGAGGTGATGACCAAGGCGCCGCTGATCACTGCTCAGGAAGGCGTGACCGCCGATGCGGCCCTGGGTCTGCTGCGGCGGCACAAGATTGAGAAGCTGCCGATCGTCGACGGCCGTGGCCGGCTGACCGGGCTGATTACCGTCAAGGACTTCGTCAAGACCGAACAACACCCCGACGCCACCAAGGACAGCGATGGCCGGCTGCTGGTCGGCGCCGCGGTCGGGGTCGGCGACGACGCGTGGGCACGGGCGATGACGCTGGTCGACGCCGGGGTCGACGTGCTGGTCGTCGACACCGCGCACGCCCACAACCGGCTGGTGCTCGAGATGGTGGGCAAGCTCAAGGCCGAAATCGGCGACCGGGTCGAGGTCGTGGGCGGCAACGTCGCCACCCGGTCGGCGGCCGCGGCGCTGGTCGAGGCCGGCGCCGACGCGGTCAAGGTCGGGGTGGGGCCCGGCTCGATCTGCACCACCCGGGTCATCGCCGGCGTCGGGGCACCACAAATCACGGCGATTCTGGAAGCCGTCGCGGTGTGCGGCCCGGCCGGTGTGCCGGTGATCGCCGACGGCGGGCTGCAGTACTCCGGCGACATCGCCAAGGCGCTGGCGGCGGGTGCGTCGACAGCGATGCTGGGCTCGCTGCTGGCGGGAACCGCCGAAGCTCCCGGGGAGCTGATCTTCGTCAACGGCAAGCAGTACAAGAGTTACCGCGGCATGGGGTCGCTGGGCGCCATGCAAGGCCGCGGCGAGGGCAAGTCGTACTCCAAGGACCGCTACTTCGCCGACGACGCACTGTCGGAGGACAAGCTGGTTCCCGAAGGCATCGAAGGCCGGGTGCCGTTCCGCGGGCCGCTGTCGACGGTGATCCATCAGCTGACCGGCGGGCTGCGCGCGGCCATGGGCTACACCGGCGCCATGACGATCGAGCAGCTGCAGCAGGCGCAGTTCGTCCGGATCACCGCGGCTGGCCTCAAAGAGAGCCACCCGCACGACATCACAATGACCGTCGAAGCGCCGAACTACTACGTGCGGTGAATTGGTCCCACATGCGTGACATGGTCGAGATCGGCATGGGCCGCACAGCCCGTCGCACCTATGAACTCGACGACGTCAACATCGTGCCGAGCCGGCGCACCCGCTCGTCGAAGGACGTCTCGACGGCGTGGCAGCTCGACGCGTACCGGTTCGAGATTCCCGTCGTCTCGCACCCCACCGACGCGCTGGTGTCCCCGGAGTTCGCGATCGAGCTTGGCCGGCTGGGCGGGCTCGGGGTGCTCAACGGCGAAGGGCTGATCGGCCGGCATGCCGACTATCAGGCCAAGATCGCCCAAGTCATCGAAGCCGCCGAAAAAGAGCCCGAGCCGTCGGCGGCCATCCGGCTGCTGCAGCAGCTGCACGCCGCGCCGCTCGACCCCGACTTGCTGGGGGCGGCGGTGGCGCGCATCCGCGAAGCCGGGGTGATCACCGCGGTGCGGGTCAGCCCGCAGAACGCTCAGGCACTCACGCCGGCGCTGGTGGCGGCGGGGATCGACCTATTGGTCATCCAGGGCACGATCGTCTCCGCCGAACGCGTGGCCAGCGACGGCGAGCCGCTCAACCTCAAGACCTTCATAGCCGAGCTCGACGTGCCCGTGGTGGCCGGCGGTGTGCTCGACCACCGCACCGCTCTGCATCTGATGCGCACCGGTGCTGCTGGCGTCATCGTCGGCTACGGCTCCACCCAGGGAGTGACGACCAGCGACGAAGTGCTGGGCATCAGCGTGCCGATGGCCACCGCCATCGCCGACGCAGCCGCCGCCCGCCGCGAATACCTCGACGAAACCGGCGGCCGCTACGTGCATGTGCTGGCCGACGGCGACATCCACACCTCCGGCGACCTGGCCAAGGCCATCGCTTGCGGCGCCGACGCGGTGGTGCTGGGCACGCCGCTGGCCGAGGCCGCCGAGGCGCTTGGTGACGGGTGGTTCTGGCCCGCGGCGGCCGCGCACCCGTCGCTGCCCCGGGGCGCGCTGTTGCAAGTGGCGGTCGGGGAGCGGGCGCCGCTGCGGCAGGTGCTGGGCGGTCCGTCCGACGATCCGTTCGGGACCCTGAACCTCGTCGGCGGGCTGCGCCGGTCGATGGCCAAGGCCGGCTACTGCGACCTCAAGGAATTCCAGAAGGTCGGGCTGACCGTCGGCAGCTGAAGGTTAGGCTGGGCCGATGGAACCTGACTACGACGTCTTGATCATCGGTTCGGGTTTCGGGGGCAGCGTCACCGCGCTTCGGCTGACGGAGAAGGGGTATCGCGTCGGGGTCCTCGAAGCTGGTCGCCGGTTCGCCGATCACGAGTTCGCCAAGACCTCCTGGAACTTGCGCAAGTTCCTGTGGGCGCCCAAGCTCGGCTGCTACGGCATCCAGCGCATCCATCTGCTGCGCAACGTGATGATCCTTGCCGGGGCCGGCGTGGGCGGCGGATCGCTGAACTACGCCAACACCCTGTACGTGCCGCCGGAGCCGTTCTTCAACGACCGGCAGTGGTCGCACATTACCGACTGGCGCGCCGAGCTGATGCCGCACTACGAGCAGGCGCAGCGCATGCTCGGCGTCGTGCGCAACCCGACATTCACCGACGCCGACCGCATCGTCAAAGAGGTCGCCGACGAAATGGGCTTCGGTGACACCTGGGTGCCCACTCCGGTCGGGGTGTTCTTCGGTCCGGACGGCAAGAAAGCGCCCGGCAAGACGGTGCCCGACCCCTATTTCGGCGGCGCGGGCCCAGCCCGCACCGGCTGCCGCGAAGTCGGCGAGTGCATGACCGGCTGTCGGCACGGCGCCAAGAACACTCTGGTAAAGAACTATCTCTACCTCGCGGAAAGCGCTGGGACCCAAGTGCATCCGATGACCACGGTCACCGGCTTCGAGCAGCTGCCCGACGGGACATGGCGGGTGCAGACCGTGCGCACCGGCCGCTGGGTGCGCAAGCAGAAGAAGACGTTCACCGCGACGCACCTGGTGCTGGCCGCCGGAACCTGGGGCACCCAGCACCTGCTGTTCAAGATGCGCGACAAGGGCAAGCTGCCCAAGCTGTCCGAGCGGCTCGGCGTGCTCACCCGAACCAACTCGGAATCCATCGTCGGTGCCGGAAAGCTCGAAGTCTCACCGGATCTCGACCTCACCCATGGGGTGGCGATCACGTCGTCGATCCACCCGAGCTCCGACACCCACATCGAGCCCGTGCGCTACGGCAAAGGCTCCAACGCGATGGGGCTGCTGCAGACGCTGATGACCGACGGGCCAGGCCCGGAAGGCACCGACGTGCCGCGGTGGCGACAGTTGATCCGGCAGGCCGGCGAAGATCCGCGCGGCACCATGCGGTTGCTCAACGTGCGCCAGTGGAGCGAGCGGACATTGATCGCGCTGGTGATGCAGAACCTGGACAACTCGATCACCACGTTCACCAAGCGTGGGTTGTTCGGCCGCCGGTATTCCAGCAAGCAGGGTCACGGCGAGCCCAACCCGACGTGGATTCCTGTCGGCAACAGGGTGACTCGGCGCATCGCGGAGAAGATCGACGGTGTCGCCGGCGGCACCTGGGGCGAGCTGTTCAACATCCCGTTGACGGCGCACTTCCTCGGCGGCGCTGCGATCGGCGACAGCCCCGAACACGGCGTCATCGACCCGTATCAGCGGGTGTACGGCTATCCGACGCTGTCCGTGCACGACGGCGCGGCGATCTCGGCGAATCTTGGTGTGAACCCGTCACTTTCGATCACCGCGCAGGCCGAGCGGGCTGCCTCGCTGTGGCCCAACAAGGGACAGGACGATCTGCGGCCCGGCCAGAATGAGCCCTACCGTCGGCTGGAGCCGATCGCGCCCAAACACCCGGTGGTGCCCGCCGACGCGCCAGGTGCGCTGCGGTGGCTGCCGATCGAGCCGATCAGCTCGGCCGGCTAGCTTGCTATCGCCTGAAGGGGCGCTCCGCTGATCACCCGGCTGGGCTGCCCGTGCACATCGACGGGCACATCGCCCATCAACGTGAGCCTGTGCATGAGCCGACGCTGGTCGTCGTAGTCGTCCACGGCACGGTGCTGGGTGGCCCGGTTGTCCCAGATAGCGACGTCGCCGTACTCCCAATTCCACCGGATCGTGTTCTCCGGCATGGTGATTCGCCGTTGCAGCAGCTCGAGCAGCACATGTGACTCGTGGCTGTCCAGACCGACGAACCCGCGCACGAAATTCCCCGCCAGCAGCGTGCGCTCGCCGGTCTCCGGATGCACCCGCACCACCGGATGCTCGGTGTGGAAATCGGGCTTTTCGAACGCCTCCTGAAACGCGCGCTGTTCCTCGCTGAGCGCCTCGGCCCTTATGTAGTCGAATCGGTTGCTGTGCAGTGCCCACAGGTTCTCAGTGAGGCACTTGAGTGGTTCGGGCAGCGCCGCGTAGGCCGCGGCCGTCGATGCCCACAGCGTCGAGCCACCGTAGCTGGGCAGCTCGACGGCCCGCAGGATCGATGCGGCGGGATAGTTCGCGACAAACGTGACATCGGTATGCCAGCGGGTCGCCTTGCCGTACTCGGAGTTGATCGGGGTGATGACGGGCGCGTTCTCGGCGGCGAGATACTTCGCGGCCGGGTGCCCGATCGGAGTGCCCAGCAGCCGGGCGAACGCCAGCTGCTCGGCGTCGTCGAGATGGTGCTGACCGCGGAAGAAGATCACCCGGTGGCCCAGCAGTGCCCGGCGAATCGTGTCGACCGCGGCGGAGTCGAGGTCACCGCGCAGGCGTACGCCGTCGACTCGGGCGCCGATCCGGCTGCCGAGCTTGGTGATGGTAATCGGAGAAGTGGTCATGCTGGGTCCTTTGGCTGCGCCGTTGTGTAGTCGCTTGACTACATACGGTACTGTAGTCATATGACTACGGCGATGTCAACGCGTGACCAGATGCCGGTGGGACGGGAACAGGTTGCGGCGGCGATCCTGGCGGCCGCAGCTGACCTCTTCGCTGAGCGCGGTCCGACCGCGACGTCGATCCGCGATATCGCCGCCAGGTCAAAGGTCAACCACGGCTTGGTTTTTCGACACTTCGGCACCAAGGAGCAGTTGGTTGGCGCGGTGCTCGATCACTTGGGCATGACCACGACGACGTTGTTACAGACCGGTGCGCCGGCGGCCGAGGTGGAGCAGGCTTTCGACCGGCACATGCGGGTGATGGCCCGCGCATTGCTCGACGGCTATCCGGCGGGGCAACTGCAGACCCGGTTTCCCGGCGTGTCTCAGCTGCTGGATCAGGTTCGGCCACGCCACGACAGCGACCGCGAGGCACGCTTGGCTGTCGCGAATGCCGTTGCGCTGCAACTGGGTTGGCGGTTATTCGAGCCGTTCCTGCGCTCAGCTGCCGGTATCGAAGAGATGGCAGACGATGAGCTGCGGCAAGCGGTGGGTGCCGAAGTGGCCCGGATCATCCAACCGCACTGACCCCCGGATCGTGCGTCAGGCTTCAGCCGCTCGCGACGGCCCTGTCTGCATCGCCAGTCGGCGTGACGCCACGGTGCGCCGGTGTACCGGTTCCCGGCCCGGCGGCTGCTGCGGCGGCGGCAGCAGCGGTTCTCGGACCCGCACCGGGACGGTCGTCGGCTCTTCGGTGGTGAGCTCGAGCTCTTCGCCGGCATGGCGGATCGTCAGCTTGCCGTCCGGCCCGTCGCGCAAGGTGTAGGTGACGTCGTCGTGGGTGGCGCACACGGTCAGCCGGCAGCCTTGCCAGCGCAACCGGAACCGCAGGCACGCCATCGCATCAGGCAGCTGCGGGTCGAGTGACAAGATCGCTTCGTCGTCACGCAGTCCGCCGAACCCGGCGACCAGCGCGGTCCAGGCGCCGGCCAACGACGCCATGTGCAGCCCGTCGCGGGTGTTGTGGTGCAGGTCGCGCAGGTCGATCAGCGCCGCCTCATAGGCATAGTCATGGGCCAGCTCCATGTGCCCGACTTCGGCGCACATCACCGCCTGCGTGCAGGCCGACAGCGACGAGTCGCGCACTGTGCGCCGTTCGTAGTAGTCGACGTTGCGGGCCTTCTGTTCGGGTGTGAACGCGTGGCTTTGCCACTGCATCGCGAGCACCAGGTCGGCCTGCTTGATCACCTGTGCCGGGTAGAGGCGCACGTAGGGCTCGTGCAACAACAACGGATACGTGGTGTTCTTGTCGAAGTCCCACTCGGCGAACGTGGTAAAGCCCTCGCACTGCTGGTGTACGCCCAGCTCCTCGTCGTAGGGAATGTGCGCGGCGTTGGCCGCATCACGCCAGGTGGCGGTCTCCTCGGTACTGACCCCCAAGGCGCGTGCTTTTTCGGGGTGGCGGGTGCATGCTTCAGCCGCGACGCGCAGGTTGTGTGCCGCCATCAAATTCGTGAACACGTTGTCGCGCATGACCGCGGTGTATTCGTCGGGGCCGGTGACACCGTCGACGTGCCACACGCCGTGCCGGTCGTGGTGTCCGAGCGAGCGCCACAGCCGGGCGGTCTCGATAAGGACCTCCAGCCCGCAGTCTTCTTCCAGCCCGTGGTCGCCGGTGACGATGCGGTAGCGCTCGAATGCCATTGCGATATCGGCGTTGACGTGAAACGCGGCGGTGCCGGCCGGCCAGTAGCCCGAGCATTCCTGGCCCCGGATGGTCCGCCACGGGAACGCTGCGCCTTCCAGGCCGAGTTCGGCCGCGCGATCCTTGGCGAGGTCCAGTGTCGCGGCTCGCCACCGCAGCGCATCGGCTGCCGCGTGCGGCGCGGTATAGGTGAGCACGGGGAGCACGAATCCCTCGGTGTCCCAAAAGGCGTGGCCGTCATAGCCGCTGCCGGTCAGACCCTTGCCCGGGATGGCCCGGACTTCCGCCCGGGCGCTGGCTTGCAGGATGTGGAACAGCCCGAACCGCACCGCCTGCTGGACGACGGGGTCGCCCTCGACCTCGACGTCCGCGCTGTCCCAGAAGCCGTCGAGGTAGTCGCGCTGGGCGTCCAGCAGGCCCTGCCATCCGCTGTAACGTGCGCCGGTCAACGCCGCCACCGCCTGGTCGCGCAGCGCGGGACGTGACCGCAGACTCGACCACCCGTAGGCCAGGTACTTGACGATGCGCAACTTCTGGCCGGGGCGCAGCCCGCAGATCACGGTGGTGCGCGCCAAATCCGGACGTGTGTCGGTGTCGAACTCGACCCGGCCGGGGACCTCGATCTCGTGGTCCATCGCCGCGGCCATCATCAACCCGCTGGCCCGGGTGCGATGCATCAGCATGGCCCGCTGTTCGGAGCAGTCCTGCTCGACCGCCTCGAGTGGATTGTCCAACACCGCAGCCACCCGCGGATCGCTCGAACTCTCCGGCAGGTCCTCGTTGGCGACCAGTTCGGATTGCAATGTGACGCGGCAGAATTCGTCGATGGCCTCGACCACGTACTCGATAGCTACGACGCTGCGCTGGGTCAGCGACACCAGCCGGGTCGACACCACCTTCACCTGCTTGCCCGCCGGCGAGCGCCAGTGCGCGCGGCGGGTCAGTGTTCCCGCCCGTAGGTCGAGAGTTCGCTCGTGGTCGATCAATTCGCCATAGCGGACGTCGAAAGGCTCGTCGTCGACCAGCAGCCGGATGATCTTGCCGTTGGTGACGTCGACAATGGTCTGGCCGGCTTCGGGGAACCCGTATCCCGCCTCGGCGTAGGGCAGCGGCCGCACTTCGTAGAACGAGTTCAGATAGGTGCCCGGAATGCCATGCGGCTCACCTTCGTCGAGGTTGCCGCGTATTCCGATGTGTCCGTTGGACAAGGAAAACAGCGATTCCGACTGCGCCAACAGGTTGAAGTCCAACCGGGTTTCGCGCACCTGCCAGGGTTCGACGGGAAAGGCTTCTTCAGTGATCATGACCGCGCCCTACAGCAGGTCGGCCAGGTCGGTGACGACGACGTCGGCGCCGTTGCGGCGCAAGTCCTCGGCTTGGCCGAGCCGGTCGACGCCGACCACGAAACCGAAGTGCCCGGCGCGGCCCGCAGCCACGCCGGAGAGGGCATCCTCGAACACCGCTGCCGCGCTGGGTTCGACGCCGAGCAGTTCGGCCGCGCGCAGGAACGAGTCCGGGGCCGGCTTCCCGGGCAGGTGCTCTTCGCGCAGCGTCACGCCGTCCACTCGCTGCTGGACGAACCGGTCGAGGCCGGTGACCTCGAGAACGTCGCGAGTGTTGGCGCTGGAGGAGACCACTGCCACCTTCAGTCCCGCGTCGGTGACCGCCTCCAGATAGCGTCGCGACCCGTCGAACACTTCGACACCGTCGTCGTGAAGCGTCTTTTGGAAGGCGTCGTTTTTGCGGTTGCCCAGGCCGTGCACTGTCTCGGCGTCAGGGGGATCGTCGGGTTCTCCCTCGGGCAGCTCGATACCGCGGCTGGACAGAAAGGACCGGACCCCGTCTTCGCGTTTCTTGCCGTCCACGTATTCCCGGTAGTCCGAGACGGGGTCGAACGGCACGAACTTTTCGCCGGTGCGCTCGGCACGCTCGCGTAGGTAGGCGTCGAACATGGTCTTCCACGCCTTGGTGTGCACGCTCGCGGTGTCGGTGAGCACACCGTCGAGGTCGAACAGACAGGCGTGCACCGATTCCGGTAAACCCAGCACAGGCAACCTCACTTCCGGCTGACGCAGTTGCGGCGATACCACTTCACCATGCCACGCATCCCTGGGCGGCGATTTCACGCGCGCGACACCAAGTCGCCGCTTAGTGGCTCGGCTGGTTGTCGCGGCGCCCATAGACTGAGCCGGTGGAATCAGCATCACCCCGGCCGGTGTTGGTGGTCGACTTCGGTGCGCAGTACGCCCAGTTGATCGCCCGACGGGTGCGCGAAGCGCGGGTGTTCTCGGAGGTGATCCCGCACACCGCCGCGGTGGAAGAAATCAAGGCGCGCGACCCTCAGGCGATCGTGCTGTCCGGCGGGCCGGCCAGCGTCTACGCGGACGGCGCCCCGCAGCTCGACCCGGCGCTGTTCAATCTCGACGTCCCGGTGTTCGGCATCTGCTACGGATTCCAGGCCATGGCGCAGACTCTCGGTGGCACTGTCGCGCGCACCGGCACCAGCGAGTACGGACGCACCGAATTGACGGTCACCGGCGGCGATCTGCATGCCGACCTGCCCGAGACGCAGCCGGTGTGGATGAGTCACGGCGACGCCGTCACCGCCGCGCCGGATGGTTTCGACGTGGTGGCCACCAGCGCGGGCTCCCCGGTGGCCGCATTCGAAAACCGCGCCCGACGCCTGGCAGGCGTGCAGTACCACCCGGAGGTGATGCACACGCCGCACGGGCAGCAGGTGCTCAGCCGGTTTCTGCACGAGTTCGCCGGCATCGGTGTGGAGTGGACGCCCGCCAATATCGCCGAAACGCTCGTCGAGCAGGTGCGGGCGCAGATCGGCGACGGGTACGCGATCTGCGGGCTGTCCGGTGGAGTGGATTCGGCGGTGGCGGCGGCGCTGGTGCAGCGCGCCATTGGTGACCGGTTGACCTGTGTGTTCGTCGACCACGGGCTGCTGCGCGCGGGTGAACGCGCGCAGGTGCAGCGCGATTTCGTCGCCGCCACCGGCGCCAACCTGGTCACGGTCGACGCGGCGGCGACATTCCTCGACGCGCTGACCGGAGTGACCAACCCGGAGGGCAAGCG encodes:
- the guaA gene encoding glutamine-hydrolyzing GMP synthase — translated: MESASPRPVLVVDFGAQYAQLIARRVREARVFSEVIPHTAAVEEIKARDPQAIVLSGGPASVYADGAPQLDPALFNLDVPVFGICYGFQAMAQTLGGTVARTGTSEYGRTELTVTGGDLHADLPETQPVWMSHGDAVTAAPDGFDVVATSAGSPVAAFENRARRLAGVQYHPEVMHTPHGQQVLSRFLHEFAGIGVEWTPANIAETLVEQVRAQIGDGYAICGLSGGVDSAVAAALVQRAIGDRLTCVFVDHGLLRAGERAQVQRDFVAATGANLVTVDAAATFLDALTGVTNPEGKRKIIGRQFIRAFEGAVRDVVCGSGAEVEFLVQGTLYPDVVESGGGSGTANIKSHHNVGGLPGDLKFKLVEPLRLLFKDEVRAVGRELGLPEEIVARQPFPGPGLAIRIVGEVTAARLDTLRRADAIAREELSTAGLDSQIWQCPVVLLADIRSVGVQGDGRTYGHPIVLRPVSSEDAMTADWTRVPYDVLERISTRITNEVAEVNRVVLDLTSKPPGTIEWE